One Lactobacillus sp. ESL0785 DNA window includes the following coding sequences:
- the purB gene encoding adenylosuccinate lyase, with product MLERYTRPEMGQIWTDENKYAAWLKVEIAATNAWSELGEIPEADALKIAQNAKFTPQRVAELEEITHHDVVAFTRTVSESLGPEKKWVHFGLTSTDVVDTAQGYLLQQADNIIRQDLLTLKKTIATKALKYKNTVEMGRTHGVQAEPITFGLKLARWYAEINRDIDRFEHAARGVESGKISGAVGTFANVPPEVEAGVMKQLGLTRQPITSQILPRDLHAEYIATLALIATSIENWATEIRSLQRSEIHEVEEHFRAGQKGSSAMPHKRNPIGSENLCGMARVLRGNIVTAYEDVTLWHERDISHSSAERVILPDTTIGIDYMLDRFNRILTNLDVFPETMLKNMDKTYGLIYSQRVLLKLIDKAGLSRETAYDLVQKLTTKSWQEGISFKKLVENSQIMNYLSKADVADAFDYHYHLRHVDEIFHQVGLE from the coding sequence ATGCTTGAACGTTACACACGTCCTGAAATGGGACAAATTTGGACAGATGAAAATAAATATGCTGCTTGGCTGAAAGTAGAAATTGCAGCAACTAATGCGTGGAGTGAACTTGGTGAAATTCCTGAGGCTGATGCCCTAAAAATTGCTCAAAATGCTAAATTTACACCGCAGCGAGTTGCTGAACTTGAAGAAATAACTCATCATGATGTAGTTGCTTTTACTAGAACCGTGTCAGAAAGTCTCGGCCCCGAAAAAAAGTGGGTTCACTTTGGTTTAACATCAACAGATGTAGTTGATACGGCCCAAGGTTATCTGCTGCAGCAGGCTGATAATATTATTCGCCAAGATTTACTGACACTAAAAAAGACAATTGCAACCAAAGCCTTGAAGTATAAGAATACGGTAGAAATGGGTCGCACGCACGGAGTCCAAGCTGAGCCAATAACTTTTGGCTTAAAATTGGCCCGGTGGTATGCCGAGATTAATCGGGATATTGATCGCTTTGAACATGCAGCTCGCGGTGTTGAATCCGGTAAAATTTCCGGTGCTGTCGGTACTTTTGCCAATGTGCCGCCAGAAGTTGAAGCTGGCGTGATGAAGCAGCTAGGCTTAACCCGTCAGCCGATTACTAGTCAAATTTTGCCTCGGGACTTACATGCAGAATATATTGCTACTTTGGCACTAATTGCTACTAGTATTGAAAATTGGGCCACGGAAATCCGCAGTCTGCAACGTTCGGAAATTCATGAAGTTGAAGAACATTTCCGTGCAGGGCAGAAAGGTTCTTCAGCGATGCCGCACAAGCGTAACCCAATTGGCTCAGAAAATCTTTGTGGTATGGCGCGAGTTTTACGCGGTAATATTGTGACTGCTTATGAAGATGTAACTTTGTGGCATGAACGGGATATTTCACATTCAAGTGCTGAGCGCGTGATTTTACCAGATACGACAATTGGTATTGATTACATGCTTGATCGGTTCAATCGTATTTTGACTAATCTTGACGTCTTTCCAGAAACGATGCTCAAGAATATGGATAAGACCTATGGCCTAATTTATTCACAAAGAGTGCTACTAAAATTAATTGATAAGGCAGGTTTATCACGAGAAACGGCCTACGATTTGGTACAAAAATTGACTACTAAGTCATGGCAAGAAGGTATTTCGTTTAAAAAATTAGTTGAAAACAGTCAGATTATGAATTATTTATCAAAAGCTGATGTGGCAGATGCCTTTGACTATCACTATCATTTACGTCATGTAGATGAGATTTTTCATCAAGTTGGATTAGAATAA
- a CDS encoding NAD(P)-dependent alcohol dehydrogenase: protein MKIKAAVLNEQGKDLDLEEVILDEPKSNEVLIKTIASGICHSDIEFQDGGFPIKLPVILGHEGAGIVEKVGSNVTDFKKGDHVAVGFASDGTCRFCRAGLPGSCVNFNKLNTSGGPMRDGTYRLHKQNGQDIGNFFGQSSFGDHIVADVNNLVKVPTDLDLRLVGPLGCGYMTGAGTVINSLKPEINSNLAVLGTGSVGLAAIMGAAVSNCKHVIAIDKNDQRLEMAKEFGATDTINNTKVDMINEINRIVGSEGLNYVVDTTGEPDVMKAGLTALTIKGQFAVVAMGTKTIKELSPMIDLLSFSKDIKGVIEGDSIPQEFIPELIDLYRAGKFPIDKLVKFYKPEDINQGIKDSISGKTIKPIIVFDEQYHV from the coding sequence ATGAAAATTAAAGCAGCTGTTTTAAATGAACAAGGAAAAGATTTAGATTTAGAAGAAGTTATTTTAGATGAACCTAAGAGCAATGAGGTTTTAATTAAAACTATTGCATCAGGGATTTGTCACAGTGATATTGAATTTCAAGATGGTGGTTTTCCAATTAAGTTACCAGTGATTTTAGGTCATGAAGGTGCTGGAATAGTTGAAAAAGTCGGCTCGAATGTAACTGACTTTAAAAAAGGTGATCATGTTGCAGTTGGCTTTGCTTCTGATGGTACATGTCGGTTTTGTCGGGCTGGTTTACCGGGATCATGTGTTAACTTTAACAAATTAAATACCAGTGGTGGTCCGATGCGTGATGGAACTTACCGACTGCATAAGCAGAACGGCCAGGATATTGGTAATTTCTTTGGTCAGTCTTCTTTTGGCGATCATATTGTTGCTGATGTTAACAATTTAGTTAAGGTTCCTACTGATCTTGATTTGCGGCTTGTAGGACCTCTTGGCTGTGGCTATATGACTGGTGCAGGAACGGTTATAAATTCGCTAAAGCCAGAAATTAATTCTAATTTGGCAGTTTTGGGAACAGGTTCGGTTGGCCTTGCGGCTATTATGGGAGCAGCAGTTTCTAATTGTAAGCATGTAATTGCAATTGATAAGAATGATCAGCGCCTAGAAATGGCTAAGGAATTTGGGGCAACTGATACGATTAATAATACTAAAGTTGACATGATTAATGAAATTAACCGGATTGTTGGTTCTGAGGGCTTGAACTATGTAGTTGATACTACTGGTGAACCTGATGTAATGAAAGCTGGGTTAACAGCTCTTACAATTAAAGGGCAATTTGCAGTAGTTGCAATGGGAACAAAGACAATTAAAGAACTTAGCCCAATGATTGATTTACTGTCATTTTCAAAAGATATTAAAGGTGTAATTGAGGGTGATTCAATTCCACAAGAATTTATTCCAGAATTAATTGATCTTTACCGGGCAGGAAAATTCCCGATTGATAAATTAGTTAAGTTTTATAAACCTGAAGATATCAATCAAGGAATTAAAGACTCGATTAGTGGCAAGACAATTAAGCCAATTATTGTTTTTGATGAGCAATATCATGTTTAA
- a CDS encoding helix-turn-helix transcriptional regulator codes for MPNLVKKLRLEYKMTQEELANQVDVTQRTIISIEKGKYKPSLLLAYKLAVFFNSSIEDLFCLKDYLENN; via the coding sequence ATGCCAAATTTGGTTAAGAAATTACGTTTAGAATATAAAATGACTCAAGAAGAACTTGCTAATCAAGTTGATGTTACTCAACGAACAATTATTTCAATTGAAAAGGGAAAGTATAAGCCGTCATTACTGTTGGCATATAAGTTAGCAGTGTTTTTTAATAGCAGTATTGAGGATTTGTTTTGTTTAAAGGACTATTTGGAGAATAATTGA
- a CDS encoding LiaF domain-containing protein, which yields MKKQKIREIFWGIGLLGAAAFLVVNQLNLFSFRLSFWTIFWTIIFGACLIEGLANRSIGGSVFSIAFLLIIYAKPLKITRIVPWTVLLAACLITGGLHLLFVRTWHHAHVYINGHKVDGSWSKMNTEKSFHADHVFNSSSQDVDEEDVVVNQKLSDVSRYVHSQNLQSVTINSLMGDANVYLDAAQAATDTVLVNVNASMSDVSIYIPLSWCVDDQMMSTFGDVEINGTSNGGGPTLVLTGNSKFSDVNINYV from the coding sequence ATGAAAAAGCAAAAGATCAGAGAAATATTTTGGGGTATTGGTTTATTAGGAGCAGCGGCTTTCTTAGTTGTGAATCAGCTGAATCTGTTTTCATTTCGATTAAGTTTCTGGACAATCTTTTGGACCATCATTTTTGGGGCATGCTTAATTGAGGGATTAGCTAATCGCAGTATTGGCGGCAGCGTTTTTTCAATTGCATTCTTATTAATTATTTATGCTAAACCACTTAAAATTACGCGGATTGTACCGTGGACGGTTCTTTTAGCGGCGTGTCTGATTACGGGCGGCTTACATTTGTTGTTTGTACGGACTTGGCATCACGCACATGTGTATATAAATGGTCATAAAGTTGATGGCAGTTGGTCAAAAATGAATACCGAAAAGTCCTTTCATGCAGATCATGTTTTTAATAGCAGCAGTCAAGATGTTGATGAAGAAGATGTTGTTGTCAACCAAAAATTATCAGATGTTTCGCGTTATGTGCACTCACAGAATTTGCAAAGTGTTACGATTAACTCACTAATGGGAGATGCTAATGTTTATCTTGATGCAGCGCAAGCTGCTACAGATACAGTACTGGTAAATGTTAATGCTTCAATGAGTGACGTTTCAATTTATATTCCGTTATCATGGTGCGTTGATGATCAGATGATGTCAACTTTTGGGGATGTTGAAATTAATGGTACTTCAAATGGTGGCGGTCCAACTTTGGTATTGACTGGTAATAGCAAATTTAGCGATGTAAATATTAATTATGTTTAA
- a CDS encoding LytTR family DNA-binding domain-containing protein yields MKVKIDLDAEVNEPIVTIHAKDLTPEVERVYRQLQEVSQRPEQLECYKDDVSYYLNLNDILFFETEGRQVIAHTQRDSFSVNYKLYELENLLSSQFTRVSKSTILNLKQVYALTRSLSNCQVHFHDTYKTVYVSRHYYHSLSDRLNERRSL; encoded by the coding sequence ATGAAAGTTAAAATCGACTTAGATGCGGAAGTAAATGAACCGATAGTCACGATTCATGCCAAAGATTTGACGCCAGAAGTTGAGCGTGTTTATCGCCAATTGCAAGAAGTAAGTCAAAGGCCGGAGCAGCTTGAGTGTTACAAGGATGATGTGTCGTATTACCTGAATTTGAATGATATCTTATTCTTTGAAACAGAAGGTCGACAGGTAATTGCGCACACGCAGCGGGATTCATTTAGTGTTAACTATAAATTATATGAATTGGAAAATTTGTTAAGTAGCCAATTTACACGTGTTTCTAAATCAACGATTTTAAATTTAAAGCAGGTATACGCGTTAACTAGATCACTTTCAAATTGCCAAGTGCACTTTCATGATACTTATAAGACTGTTTATGTTTCCCGTCATTATTATCATAGTTTAAGTGATCGGTTAAATGAGAGAAGGTCATTGTAA
- a CDS encoding FAD-binding protein, producing the protein MIVNKNTYYDASYDVIVLGFGGAGATAARFAADAGAKVLLVDSAPEGHEGGNTRYAAELVGYSSNEADYRAYYESLAQHFTIDSKIENTVVYGITHMKEYFKQYLGVDHPVSYRKILGLPDEAVIADHSDLPGAKSYDMITLKPGIFNASLWNVLRQNVLDRSDQIDVWYSAPVKHLLQTPNRKVVGAQIERDHVLLNIFAKNGVVLTTGGLENNPQKIQDYIGSHKLVPLGSLYNKGKGIDLAHEVGADMWHMSMYAAGGMQQSFAFYEPGMKRAPFYMGNPVFNSGSIFTVGDDGTRYFKEDQLAREGYVENHGSWYKPLNPIHPYMVFDQKQYDKISAIKTFPDNKALNSVVKAETIADLAAKMGVTGEKLQETVTEFNFFAQKKHDYAFHRAPETLEAFSEAGPYYAVPLVQTIGWSQAGPRRNARAEILDPDQQPLPHLYGAGELGSNMSNLYQGGSDLADCLIFGKIAGQNAAHPKDDFEECVGNCETAKLERAVPIQTLTSDIKKEEYPTGPNQYIGKSAEGMGDEIVVRVTADQQKNLKKIEVLKQAESDDYGQKAIKELPSKMVNENTVDVDAISGASNTTRGLKAAVNDALAKIN; encoded by the coding sequence GTGATTGTTAATAAAAATACATATTATGATGCAAGTTATGATGTTATTGTGTTAGGTTTTGGTGGTGCTGGCGCAACTGCTGCCCGATTTGCTGCTGATGCTGGGGCAAAAGTATTACTTGTTGATTCTGCTCCTGAAGGTCACGAGGGTGGTAATACAAGATATGCTGCTGAATTAGTTGGTTATAGCAGTAATGAAGCTGATTATCGTGCTTATTATGAAAGTTTAGCGCAGCATTTTACAATTGATTCTAAAATTGAAAATACCGTTGTTTACGGTATTACTCACATGAAAGAATATTTTAAACAATATTTAGGTGTTGATCACCCGGTTAGTTATCGGAAGATTCTAGGTCTACCTGATGAAGCTGTGATTGCTGATCACTCTGATCTTCCGGGCGCTAAAAGTTATGACATGATTACGTTGAAACCGGGAATTTTTAATGCTTCTTTGTGGAATGTTTTACGGCAAAATGTATTAGATCGTAGTGATCAAATTGATGTTTGGTATTCAGCACCAGTTAAACATTTATTGCAAACGCCCAATCGTAAAGTCGTTGGTGCTCAAATTGAACGCGATCACGTCTTGTTAAATATTTTTGCGAAAAATGGTGTGGTCTTGACAACTGGTGGTCTTGAAAATAATCCACAGAAGATTCAAGATTATATTGGTTCTCATAAATTGGTGCCTTTAGGCTCACTTTATAATAAAGGTAAAGGGATTGATTTAGCTCATGAAGTAGGTGCTGATATGTGGCACATGTCAATGTATGCTGCCGGTGGGATGCAACAGAGTTTTGCTTTCTATGAACCGGGAATGAAGCGGGCTCCTTTTTATATGGGTAATCCTGTTTTTAACTCTGGCAGTATTTTTACAGTTGGGGATGATGGTACACGTTACTTTAAAGAGGATCAACTTGCTCGTGAAGGTTACGTTGAAAATCATGGTTCATGGTATAAGCCACTCAATCCAATTCATCCTTACATGGTTTTTGACCAAAAGCAATATGATAAAATTAGTGCCATTAAGACTTTCCCTGATAATAAAGCATTAAATTCAGTTGTTAAAGCAGAAACAATCGCTGATTTAGCAGCTAAAATGGGTGTTACAGGTGAAAAATTGCAAGAGACAGTTACTGAATTTAACTTCTTTGCCCAAAAGAAGCATGATTATGCCTTTCACCGTGCACCTGAAACTCTAGAAGCATTTTCTGAGGCTGGTCCTTATTATGCTGTTCCTCTTGTACAGACAATTGGCTGGTCACAAGCTGGTCCAAGAAGAAATGCACGTGCCGAAATTCTTGATCCTGATCAGCAACCATTGCCACATTTATATGGTGCTGGAGAATTAGGTAGTAATATGTCTAACCTTTATCAAGGTGGGTCAGATTTAGCAGATTGTTTGATTTTTGGTAAAATTGCAGGTCAAAACGCTGCACATCCTAAGGATGATTTTGAAGAGTGTGTTGGTAATTGTGAAACTGCTAAATTAGAAAGAGCAGTACCAATACAGACCTTAACTTCAGATATTAAAAAAGAAGAATATCCTACAGGACCTAACCAATATATTGGTAAGTCAGCTGAAGGTATGGGTGATGAAATTGTTGTTCGCGTAACTGCTGATCAACAAAAGAATTTGAAAAAAATTGAAGTATTGAAACAAGCAGAATCGGACGATTACGGTCAAAAGGCGATTAAGGAATTACCAAGTAAAATGGTTAATGAAAATACAGTTGATGTTGATGCGATTTCAGGTGCGTCTAATACTACACGTGGCTTGAAAGCAGCGGTAAATGATGCGTTAGCTAAAATTAATTAA
- a CDS encoding adenylosuccinate synthase, protein MTAVAVVGSQWGDEGKGKITDFLSKGAAYAVRSNGGNNAGHTIEIDGQTFKMRLIPSGIFAADKGAVIGNGVVINPEVLLGELENLEKNGIDTSKLRISNRAHIIMSYNIKQDEYQEEAKGANKIGTTKNGIGPTYMDKASRIGIRVCDLLEKDTFAEKLRANLAEKNALFTKVYGKPALKFADIFDKYYEYGQKIKKYVTDTSVLVNDALDNHEKVLFEGAQGVMLDIDEGTYPFVTSSNTISGGIASGIGMGANRLHTVIGVCKAYTTRVGAGPFPTELLDATGDRIRDTAHEYGTVTGRPRRVGWFDSVALRHAKRVAGINALSLNLLDIFSGFDTVKIATAYELDGQKIDYYPASLKELYRCQPVYEELPAWQEDITEAKTWADLPENAQKFLKRVEEIVGIPLVTVSVGPDREQTIVLKNPWEID, encoded by the coding sequence ATGACAGCAGTTGCAGTTGTTGGTAGTCAATGGGGCGACGAAGGTAAAGGGAAAATTACTGATTTTTTGAGTAAAGGAGCAGCATATGCAGTTCGCTCAAATGGTGGTAATAATGCTGGTCATACAATTGAAATTGACGGCCAAACTTTTAAGATGAGGTTAATTCCGTCTGGAATTTTTGCGGCAGACAAAGGTGCTGTAATCGGTAATGGCGTTGTAATTAATCCTGAGGTTTTGCTAGGTGAATTAGAAAATTTAGAAAAAAATGGGATTGACACTAGCAAGCTGCGAATTTCTAATCGAGCACACATTATCATGTCGTATAATATTAAACAGGATGAATATCAAGAAGAAGCGAAGGGTGCTAATAAAATTGGTACTACGAAGAATGGAATTGGACCAACTTACATGGATAAGGCCTCACGCATTGGCATTCGGGTGTGTGATTTATTAGAAAAAGATACTTTTGCTGAAAAATTACGGGCTAATTTAGCAGAAAAGAATGCTTTGTTTACTAAAGTTTATGGTAAACCAGCACTTAAATTTGCTGATATTTTTGATAAGTATTATGAATACGGACAAAAGATTAAGAAGTATGTTACTGATACGTCAGTGTTGGTTAATGATGCACTGGATAATCATGAAAAAGTTTTGTTTGAAGGGGCACAAGGGGTCATGCTGGATATTGATGAAGGTACCTATCCTTTTGTAACCTCATCAAATACGATTTCTGGTGGAATTGCTAGTGGTATTGGGATGGGTGCTAATCGGCTACACACGGTAATTGGCGTCTGCAAAGCTTATACGACAAGAGTTGGTGCTGGTCCATTTCCAACTGAACTACTCGATGCTACTGGGGATCGTATTCGTGATACAGCACATGAATATGGTACAGTTACTGGCCGGCCACGGCGAGTTGGCTGGTTTGACTCTGTTGCTTTGCGTCATGCTAAGCGCGTTGCCGGCATTAATGCTTTGAGCCTTAATCTGCTAGATATTTTTAGTGGTTTTGATACTGTAAAAATTGCAACCGCTTATGAGTTAGATGGACAAAAGATTGATTACTATCCTGCTAGTCTTAAGGAGCTTTACCGCTGTCAGCCAGTATATGAAGAATTACCAGCATGGCAAGAAGATATCACTGAGGCAAAAACATGGGCTGATTTGCCTGAAAATGCCCAAAAATTCTTAAAGCGCGTTGAAGAAATCGTTGGTATCCCGCTAGTGACGGTCTCTGTTGGCCCTGATCGTGAACAAACGATTGTTTTGAAAAATCCATGGGAAATTGACTAA
- a CDS encoding FAD-dependent oxidoreductase produces the protein MIKDGIFEAAAQGHNAAIKVEVSLASNKITSVKVTKHQETALLSENALQLIPKKIVANQSTEVDAITGATFTSNGILHATRKALTEAGAAASDFTGAEKIVKKAHELKTDVVVLGTGLAGLNAAITAKEAGADVVLIEKTGRMGGNSVVSGGFMYATGSKFNKDQDNDPENLLQFYEDFAKKDGGTVNHDLVKTIADHSAAAVNYYADKYGVEFTAMPLGISKKPRTHINFKLGPVAIMAPVMNRIKELKIPVLYNQIHEEIVTTAGKIAQVITTGKYDDYTIACKAVVIAVGGFDGSRKTRDKYAPSAKGTRSMSTPYNDADYLELTKNLHAASEFKDGVMGIMTANYLSVGGAANSLVVLGKALAVNNLGKRFTKEGQHYSLMYNDALKSTGNKFFWIFDKNNASYKAASQIPEAKQCATLEDAAQVIGCDSATLKATIDRYNSFAGKKDTDFGREDIQSVAKEGPYYVIEGYPTTVAGFGGLKINPAAEVLDTASKPIAGVYAAGESATGQIFVHTYPSTGTMLTTCTVFGQIAGKNAAAYAKK, from the coding sequence ATGATTAAAGATGGAATATTTGAAGCAGCAGCTCAAGGGCATAATGCTGCTATTAAGGTCGAAGTTTCACTTGCAAGTAATAAAATAACAAGTGTTAAAGTTACTAAACATCAAGAAACAGCATTGCTTTCTGAAAATGCTTTGCAATTGATCCCCAAAAAAATCGTAGCCAACCAATCAACTGAAGTTGATGCAATTACAGGAGCAACATTTACGTCTAATGGGATTTTGCATGCCACAAGAAAAGCTCTAACAGAAGCTGGCGCAGCTGCTAGTGATTTTACTGGTGCAGAAAAAATTGTTAAGAAAGCTCATGAGCTTAAGACGGATGTAGTAGTTCTGGGTACAGGATTAGCTGGATTAAATGCTGCAATTACAGCCAAAGAAGCTGGTGCTGATGTTGTTTTAATTGAAAAAACAGGACGAATGGGCGGTAATTCAGTAGTTTCAGGTGGCTTTATGTATGCTACTGGTAGTAAATTTAATAAAGATCAAGATAATGATCCTGAAAATTTACTGCAATTTTATGAAGATTTTGCTAAAAAAGATGGCGGGACAGTTAATCATGATTTAGTAAAGACAATTGCTGATCATTCAGCAGCAGCAGTTAACTATTATGCAGATAAATATGGTGTCGAATTTACTGCAATGCCACTAGGAATTTCTAAAAAGCCGCGGACACATATTAACTTTAAGCTAGGACCAGTAGCGATTATGGCACCAGTTATGAACCGCATTAAAGAATTAAAAATTCCGGTTTTATATAATCAAATTCATGAGGAAATTGTAACAACAGCTGGTAAAATTGCGCAAGTAATCACAACAGGCAAGTATGATGATTACACAATTGCCTGCAAAGCAGTTGTAATTGCAGTTGGTGGTTTTGATGGCTCGCGAAAAACTCGTGATAAGTATGCGCCAAGTGCTAAAGGTACTCGGTCAATGTCAACTCCTTATAATGATGCAGATTATCTTGAACTTACTAAGAATTTACATGCAGCTTCTGAATTTAAAGACGGTGTCATGGGGATTATGACGGCTAATTATTTGTCAGTTGGTGGCGCTGCAAATTCATTAGTTGTTTTAGGTAAGGCTTTGGCTGTGAATAATTTAGGTAAAAGATTTACTAAAGAGGGCCAGCATTATTCCTTAATGTATAATGATGCGTTAAAGTCTACTGGAAATAAATTCTTCTGGATTTTTGATAAAAATAATGCTTCTTACAAGGCAGCCAGTCAAATTCCAGAGGCCAAGCAATGTGCCACACTGGAAGATGCAGCACAAGTTATTGGCTGTGATAGTGCAACCCTTAAGGCAACCATTGATCGTTATAATTCTTTTGCTGGTAAGAAAGACACTGATTTTGGTAGAGAAGATATCCAATCTGTAGCTAAAGAAGGACCATATTATGTAATTGAGGGTTATCCAACAACCGTTGCTGGCTTTGGTGGTTTGAAGATTAATCCTGCCGCTGAAGTTTTGGATACTGCTTCTAAACCAATTGCCGGTGTTTATGCAGCTGGAGAATCTGCAACTGGGCAAATCTTTGTTCATACTTATCCATCAACGGGAACAATGTTGACGACGTGTACAGTCTTTGGTCAGATTGCTGGTAAAAATGCTGCTGCGTATGCCAAAAAATAG
- a CDS encoding GMP reductase encodes MSNYFSMEAFDYDDIQLVPNKGIIKSRHDADTSIKFGSRTFKIPVVPANMESVINNNLAIWLAQNGYYYVMHRFQPEKRLDFIKMMHEKGLFASISVGIKDSEYDFIDLLVKQDIIPEYITIDVAHGHSIYVIKMIKYIKDKLPDTFLTAGNIATPEAVRELENAGADATKVGVGPGRACITKLKTGFGTGGWQLAALRMCSKVASKPIIADGGIRHNGDIAKSVRFGASMVMIGSMLAGHEESPGNVIKIDGKTYKQYWGSASEVQKGAYRNVEGKQMLVPYRGSIANTLTEMQEDLQSAISYAGGQKLNAIRLVDYVIVKNTILNGDQ; translated from the coding sequence ATGAGTAATTATTTTAGTATGGAAGCCTTTGATTACGATGATATTCAACTTGTACCTAACAAGGGAATTATTAAGAGTCGGCATGACGCTGATACCAGTATTAAGTTTGGAAGTCGAACATTTAAGATTCCTGTTGTTCCAGCTAATATGGAAAGTGTTATTAACAATAATTTAGCAATTTGGCTAGCCCAAAATGGTTATTACTATGTGATGCACCGCTTTCAGCCTGAGAAGCGGCTGGATTTCATTAAAATGATGCATGAAAAGGGACTTTTTGCTTCAATTTCTGTTGGTATTAAAGATAGTGAATACGACTTTATCGATTTACTTGTTAAACAAGACATTATTCCTGAATACATTACAATTGATGTTGCTCATGGTCATTCCATCTACGTCATCAAGATGATTAAATATATTAAAGATAAATTGCCAGACACTTTCTTAACCGCCGGCAATATTGCTACTCCTGAAGCTGTTCGCGAGTTAGAAAATGCAGGTGCTGATGCTACTAAAGTTGGTGTTGGGCCCGGTCGTGCTTGTATTACTAAGCTCAAAACTGGTTTTGGCACTGGTGGTTGGCAATTAGCTGCTCTCAGAATGTGTAGTAAAGTTGCCAGTAAGCCAATTATCGCTGATGGTGGCATTCGCCACAACGGTGATATTGCTAAATCCGTTCGCTTCGGCGCCAGCATGGTCATGATTGGTTCAATGTTAGCAGGTCACGAAGAATCGCCCGGCAATGTTATTAAAATCGATGGTAAAACTTATAAGCAATATTGGGGCTCAGCTTCAGAAGTACAAAAAGGTGCTTACCGTAATGTTGAAGGTAAGCAAATGCTAGTTCCCTATCGTGGATCAATTGCTAATACGTTGACTGAAATGCAGGAAGACCTTCAATCAGCAATTTCTTATGCTGGTGGACAAAAATTGAATGCTATCAGACTTGTTGATTACGTGATCGTTAAGAACACAATCTTAAATGGTGATCAATAA